Proteins found in one Anopheles aquasalis chromosome 3, idAnoAquaMG_Q_19, whole genome shotgun sequence genomic segment:
- the LOC126578827 gene encoding uncharacterized protein LOC126578827 isoform X2 has translation MGSFNSKISPSNDKIRNAEQGEESTTDPRSPTLHINRSPISPEGGISRASITKGKDLTSALTDGPTETPMATTLQTPNIQQLPKRFQSIIDPRSPSTFTRTPLLVDTESVTLDCSNLANIVSTLQYDDVREEDRGEASFKDCNTEGLPVDICSLQIEQDDDESAPILEPTDQNEVTVFEDAEVVPFAGIDPRSPCIAIARTPIVLGKDEGNDRVEKNREAMMEQVEKDEDTKRNVEGQEHTPKQNNLQQQQQQGDEACRGDATPKKDKQSPASGGLKVAGSRTPLGCVTNIGTAGNNIRRLALMGQLKQKTIATDEQKLIARSPNTASAESGNPAAKHVNRSRIPKLRLS, from the exons ATGGGGAGTTTTAACAGCAAAATATCGCCATCGAACGATAAAATTCGCAATGCCGAACAGGGTGAAGAGTCTACTACCGATCCCCGATCGCCGACATTGCATATCAACAGAAGTCCCATCAGTCCGGAG GGCGGCATATCGCGTGCATCCATCACGAAGGGGAAAGATCTGACCTCCGCGCTGACAGACGGACCAACGGAGACTCCGATGGCCACAACTTTACAAACCCCGAACATCCAGCAGCTCCCGAAACGCTTCCAGTCCATCATTGACCCGCGATCGCCGAGCACATTCACACGCACACCGCTACTGGTGGACACGGAATCGGTAACGCTGGATTGCAGCAATCTGGCCAACATCGTTTCAACGCTACAGTACGACGATGTCCGCGAAGAAGATCGCGGTGAAGCATCGTTCAAGGATTGCAACACGGAAGGGCTTCCGGTTGATATCTGCAGCCTACAGATTGAGCAAGATGACGATGAATCGGCCCCGATACTGGAGCCAACCGACCAGAACGAGGTGACGGTGTTTGAGGATGCCGAGGTCGTACCGTTTGCAGGTATTGATCCTCGTTCACCCTGCATTGCCATTGCGCGCACCCCCATTGTTTTGGGAAAGgacgaaggtaacgatcgcgTCGAGAAGAATCGGGAAGCCATGATGGAGCAGGTAGAGAAGGATGAGGACACGAAAAGAAACGTCGAAGGCCAAGAACACACACCGAAACAGAACaatctccagcagcagcagcaacagggtgATGAAGCTTGTCGGGGAGATGCAAcaccgaaaaaggataaacagTCTCCGGCGTCTGGTGGTCTGAAGGTGGCCGGCTCGCGCACACCTCTGGGGTGTGTGACGAACATTGGGACGGCGGGGAACAACATTCGCCGGCTAGCACTGATGGGCCAGTTAAAGCAGAAGACCATCGCGACCGACGAGCAGAAGCTCATCGCTCGCAGTCCCAACACGGCCAGTGCGGAATCGGGGAATCCTGCCGCGAAGCATGTGAACCGTTCGCGAATTCCTAAACTGCGTCTCTCGTAG
- the LOC126578827 gene encoding uncharacterized protein LOC126578827 isoform X1, with amino-acid sequence MGSFNSKISPSNDKIRNAEQGEESTTDPRSPTLHINRSPISPEKGGISRASITKGKDLTSALTDGPTETPMATTLQTPNIQQLPKRFQSIIDPRSPSTFTRTPLLVDTESVTLDCSNLANIVSTLQYDDVREEDRGEASFKDCNTEGLPVDICSLQIEQDDDESAPILEPTDQNEVTVFEDAEVVPFAGIDPRSPCIAIARTPIVLGKDEGNDRVEKNREAMMEQVEKDEDTKRNVEGQEHTPKQNNLQQQQQQGDEACRGDATPKKDKQSPASGGLKVAGSRTPLGCVTNIGTAGNNIRRLALMGQLKQKTIATDEQKLIARSPNTASAESGNPAAKHVNRSRIPKLRLS; translated from the exons ATGGGGAGTTTTAACAGCAAAATATCGCCATCGAACGATAAAATTCGCAATGCCGAACAGGGTGAAGAGTCTACTACCGATCCCCGATCGCCGACATTGCATATCAACAGAAGTCCCATCAGTCCGGAG AAGGGCGGCATATCGCGTGCATCCATCACGAAGGGGAAAGATCTGACCTCCGCGCTGACAGACGGACCAACGGAGACTCCGATGGCCACAACTTTACAAACCCCGAACATCCAGCAGCTCCCGAAACGCTTCCAGTCCATCATTGACCCGCGATCGCCGAGCACATTCACACGCACACCGCTACTGGTGGACACGGAATCGGTAACGCTGGATTGCAGCAATCTGGCCAACATCGTTTCAACGCTACAGTACGACGATGTCCGCGAAGAAGATCGCGGTGAAGCATCGTTCAAGGATTGCAACACGGAAGGGCTTCCGGTTGATATCTGCAGCCTACAGATTGAGCAAGATGACGATGAATCGGCCCCGATACTGGAGCCAACCGACCAGAACGAGGTGACGGTGTTTGAGGATGCCGAGGTCGTACCGTTTGCAGGTATTGATCCTCGTTCACCCTGCATTGCCATTGCGCGCACCCCCATTGTTTTGGGAAAGgacgaaggtaacgatcgcgTCGAGAAGAATCGGGAAGCCATGATGGAGCAGGTAGAGAAGGATGAGGACACGAAAAGAAACGTCGAAGGCCAAGAACACACACCGAAACAGAACaatctccagcagcagcagcaacagggtgATGAAGCTTGTCGGGGAGATGCAAcaccgaaaaaggataaacagTCTCCGGCGTCTGGTGGTCTGAAGGTGGCCGGCTCGCGCACACCTCTGGGGTGTGTGACGAACATTGGGACGGCGGGGAACAACATTCGCCGGCTAGCACTGATGGGCCAGTTAAAGCAGAAGACCATCGCGACCGACGAGCAGAAGCTCATCGCTCGCAGTCCCAACACGGCCAGTGCGGAATCGGGGAATCCTGCCGCGAAGCATGTGAACCGTTCGCGAATTCCTAAACTGCGTCTCTCGTAG